One Gimesia aquarii DNA segment encodes these proteins:
- a CDS encoding DUF1559 domain-containing protein, whose translation MKNQSRSADRRGFTLIELLVVIAIIAILIALLLPAVQQAREAARRSTCKNNLKQIGLALHNYHETFRMFPPGYIEEILPSNGGVIVDNEGHWAWNAMILPYVDQTPLYNQLNVGTVPVSTVLNTASIRDTMQQTLPLFRCPSDSGPRIHEELGRQIMATGGSVYGLAVTNYIASNNSFGLKKDRGTNPTNTANGAFFRNSDVRLRDLTDGSSNVILVGERAYKLGSVKAFAGAMYAARDFNATGPAISSDGSASNQGLISIFGGGAAPINANASTGQGRIAFSSKHVGGAHFLFGDGRIRFLSENIDHNASTIPADSTLEYLIGVDDGNVVGEF comes from the coding sequence ATGAAGAACCAAAGTCGCTCGGCTGATCGGCGGGGGTTTACCCTGATCGAACTGTTGGTAGTCATTGCCATCATAGCCATTTTAATTGCCTTATTGTTACCTGCCGTTCAACAAGCACGAGAAGCCGCCCGCAGAAGCACCTGTAAAAATAATTTAAAACAAATTGGCCTCGCGTTGCACAACTACCACGAAACCTTTCGCATGTTTCCTCCCGGATATATTGAAGAGATTCTCCCCTCTAATGGCGGTGTCATTGTCGATAATGAAGGGCATTGGGCCTGGAACGCCATGATCTTACCGTATGTTGATCAGACTCCACTCTATAATCAACTCAATGTTGGCACTGTACCCGTTTCAACTGTTCTGAATACGGCCAGTATCCGTGACACCATGCAACAAACACTGCCTCTGTTCCGTTGTCCCTCTGATTCTGGGCCAAGAATTCATGAAGAACTCGGACGCCAGATCATGGCAACAGGTGGTTCGGTATATGGCTTGGCAGTAACGAATTATATTGCATCTAATAACTCTTTTGGTCTGAAGAAAGATCGAGGAACAAATCCAACGAATACAGCCAATGGTGCATTTTTTCGGAACAGTGACGTTCGCCTGCGTGATTTAACAGATGGTAGCAGCAACGTGATTCTTGTTGGAGAAAGAGCCTATAAACTCGGTTCAGTAAAAGCGTTTGCAGGAGCCATGTATGCAGCGCGTGACTTCAACGCCACAGGCCCGGCCATCAGCTCGGATGGATCCGCTTCCAATCAGGGGTTGATCTCCATTTTTGGAGGGGGTGCGGCTCCTATCAATGCCAATGCTTCAACCGGACAAGGACGCATTGCCTTTAGCAGTAAACATGTCGGCGGTGCACACTTCTTGTTTGGTGATGGACGCATTCGATTTCTCAGCGAAAATATCGACCATAATGCCTCAACAATTCCCGCTGATAGTACCCTCGAATATCTGATCGGCGTTGACGATGGAAATGTAGTTGGTGAGTTTTAA
- a CDS encoding carboxypeptidase regulatory-like domain-containing protein translates to MKLLETMRVIFLLTLICIVGSGCGGSQVSDQPDLGTVTGTVTMDGTALPGAMVIFSPEKGRSSMGTTDSEGKYEMIYVGDTKGAKLGNHKISITTVQEGNSEESGEETATTFKETIPAKYNTKTTLTEIVKEGDNVFDFELTSK, encoded by the coding sequence ATGAAATTATTAGAAACTATGAGAGTGATTTTTCTTTTGACACTCATCTGTATTGTCGGCTCCGGATGTGGTGGAAGCCAGGTAAGTGATCAACCAGACCTGGGCACCGTAACTGGTACGGTGACGATGGATGGGACGGCACTCCCAGGTGCTATGGTCATTTTTAGTCCGGAGAAAGGGCGTTCTTCTATGGGAACTACTGATAGCGAAGGCAAATACGAAATGATTTATGTAGGTGACACTAAAGGAGCCAAATTAGGCAACCACAAAATCAGCATCACGACTGTGCAAGAGGGTAACTCTGAGGAATCAGGAGAAGAGACAGCCACCACATTCAAAGAAACCATTCCGGCAAAATACAATACCAAAACAACACTGACAGAAATTGTTAAAGAAGGTGATAACGTCTTTGATTTCGAACTGACATCAAAATAA
- a CDS encoding PVC-type heme-binding CxxCH protein: MRNLVVRQTRFILAVVALGFLVSSSTRLNSAEKKNAKPQSLADELPRLEPTTAKNALKTFRLQNGFKMELLAAEPLVTDPVAMQYDENGLAYVIEMNDYPYTDKSKDEAWAEQKSAAIGKVRVLEDVDGDGKFDRSTIFADQLSWPTGLAFWKGGVYVSATPDIWYFKDTDGDHKADIKRKVFTGFRKFNVQAVMNNLKWGLDHQIYGAGGSNGGSIQASGLAKTNPINMGRRDFRFDAETETFEVISGGARFGNTFDDWGNRFICNIRNPLMHIVLPTKYLVRNRYLPVASAINDVAQAGDTLSVFRVSPAEPWRVINAQRLASDPNSRSPRSEKNATGFVTSSAGATIYRGTAYPQEYYGNAFIGEVAGNLVMRYRVTPDGVTFKASRAHDDVEFLASTDNWFRPVNFLNAPDGTLYVLDMYRENIEHPWSIPDDIKAHLDLTSGRDRGRIYRLVPPEYPGNYQKPRLPRLGSADIETLVTELENLNVWWRDTAHRLIFERQDQSAVPPLRKLLKHSSSALARLHALWSLQGLNALTEENLQRALNDKEPEIRHAAIRLAEPMLNQNTKLRDRVLALASDKDPRVRFQTAFTLGEVDHPQAAKSLYQIVRRDHSDFWIRTAVLSSLSDSTAPFLKNLLADIEFAASPEAQPLLNQLSNVIGTRQLVPEVNMILGIVASYQYPNQIQLTEEVQTQAVLAIGQGLKRGGKTLLKFTEDEKSDSARLIRHLIGQSKQRAADRDKTVEVRQQAIDLLSCTDLTMAETTLLPLLDAREPQAIQVSVVEALTSFTDTKVAELLLKRYPSLTPNVRTEIVNRLLRRQNWILRLFAAISERTVAISQIPQVRRTILMKSTNPEIKKQAAQFFAGDTLSPRKEIIAQYQPALSLQSDLNRGKIVFNRDCLTCHKLGNEGYEVGPNLATIKNRTAPEILVHVLDPNKEVSPNYLEYVVVTDSGLIETGIIVNETPSSITLKKAENKKITILRKNIEEIKSSGKSLMPEGFEKKIKTQEMADLIAYLMALEK, encoded by the coding sequence ATGAGAAATCTGGTTGTCAGACAGACAAGATTCATTTTGGCTGTGGTTGCTCTCGGATTTCTTGTTTCTTCCTCAACACGACTCAACTCCGCTGAAAAAAAGAATGCGAAACCGCAATCTCTGGCTGATGAACTACCGCGTTTAGAGCCCACGACTGCTAAAAATGCCTTGAAAACTTTTCGATTACAAAATGGTTTTAAAATGGAGTTGCTGGCGGCAGAACCATTGGTGACTGATCCGGTGGCGATGCAGTATGACGAAAATGGTTTGGCATACGTCATCGAGATGAATGATTATCCTTATACGGATAAGTCCAAAGATGAAGCGTGGGCCGAACAGAAATCAGCGGCCATTGGCAAAGTACGCGTGTTGGAAGATGTTGATGGCGACGGCAAATTTGATCGCTCGACGATTTTTGCCGACCAATTATCATGGCCTACCGGACTGGCGTTCTGGAAAGGGGGAGTCTACGTTTCAGCGACTCCTGATATCTGGTACTTCAAAGACACAGACGGTGACCATAAAGCGGATATCAAACGCAAAGTCTTTACCGGATTTCGCAAGTTTAATGTGCAGGCTGTGATGAATAACCTGAAATGGGGCCTGGACCATCAGATCTATGGTGCAGGCGGCAGCAACGGGGGAAGTATTCAAGCCAGTGGGCTGGCGAAAACAAACCCGATTAATATGGGACGGCGTGATTTTCGATTTGATGCCGAAACTGAGACATTTGAAGTCATTTCCGGGGGAGCGCGTTTTGGAAATACATTTGATGACTGGGGAAATCGTTTCATCTGTAACATTCGAAATCCCTTGATGCATATTGTGCTACCCACAAAATATCTGGTTCGTAATCGGTACTTACCGGTGGCTTCTGCTATCAATGACGTTGCCCAAGCCGGCGATACCCTTTCTGTTTTTCGCGTGAGCCCTGCCGAACCCTGGAGAGTCATCAATGCACAACGTCTGGCCTCTGATCCCAATTCACGCTCTCCACGAAGTGAAAAAAATGCGACAGGCTTTGTCACTTCTTCCGCAGGCGCGACGATCTATCGAGGGACCGCATATCCTCAAGAATATTATGGTAACGCATTCATTGGCGAAGTCGCTGGGAATTTAGTAATGCGTTATCGGGTGACACCAGATGGCGTCACATTCAAAGCCAGCCGGGCGCACGACGACGTGGAATTTCTTGCTTCCACTGATAACTGGTTTCGTCCCGTTAACTTTCTGAATGCACCTGATGGTACACTGTATGTGTTAGATATGTATCGAGAAAATATCGAACATCCCTGGTCGATTCCCGATGATATCAAGGCGCATTTAGATTTAACCAGTGGTCGTGATCGAGGTCGCATCTATCGTCTGGTTCCTCCAGAATATCCTGGAAACTATCAAAAACCTCGGCTACCACGCCTTGGTTCGGCAGATATTGAAACACTCGTTACCGAGTTAGAGAATCTGAACGTATGGTGGCGCGACACTGCGCATCGGCTGATTTTTGAACGACAGGATCAGTCGGCCGTACCACCACTCAGAAAGTTGCTGAAGCATAGTTCATCTGCTCTGGCGAGACTCCACGCTCTCTGGTCCCTGCAAGGTTTAAACGCTTTAACTGAGGAAAACTTGCAGAGAGCTTTGAATGACAAAGAACCAGAAATTAGACATGCTGCCATTCGTCTTGCCGAACCAATGTTAAATCAGAATACAAAACTGCGAGACCGTGTCCTGGCCTTGGCTTCAGATAAAGATCCACGAGTTCGCTTTCAAACTGCTTTTACCCTTGGAGAAGTTGATCATCCTCAAGCGGCAAAATCCTTGTATCAAATCGTGCGCCGTGATCATAGTGACTTTTGGATTCGGACCGCTGTGCTGAGTTCTTTGTCTGATTCAACTGCGCCTTTCTTAAAGAATCTATTGGCCGATATAGAGTTTGCTGCCAGCCCTGAAGCACAACCACTCTTAAATCAATTGTCAAATGTCATTGGCACTAGACAGCTGGTACCGGAAGTAAATATGATTCTTGGAATCGTTGCCAGTTATCAATATCCAAATCAAATTCAGCTTACAGAAGAAGTTCAAACGCAAGCCGTCCTGGCGATTGGCCAGGGGTTAAAACGTGGTGGGAAAACACTTCTCAAATTTACTGAAGATGAAAAATCAGATTCAGCGCGACTCATTCGCCATTTGATCGGACAGTCGAAACAGAGAGCCGCTGATCGTGACAAAACTGTTGAGGTACGTCAACAGGCGATTGATTTATTGAGTTGTACCGATTTGACAATGGCAGAAACAACGCTCTTACCACTACTGGATGCACGAGAGCCACAAGCGATTCAAGTCTCTGTTGTCGAAGCGTTAACCAGCTTTACCGATACAAAAGTTGCTGAGCTGTTACTCAAGCGATATCCTTCTCTCACTCCCAATGTGAGAACAGAGATCGTCAATCGGTTATTAAGGAGACAGAACTGGATTTTAAGACTATTTGCTGCAATTTCAGAAAGAACGGTCGCCATCAGTCAGATACCACAGGTGAGACGGACTATTCTTATGAAAAGTACGAATCCCGAGATCAAAAAGCAGGCGGCTCAATTTTTTGCCGGAGACACTCTCAGTCCTCGCAAAGAAATTATTGCACAATATCAACCAGCCCTCTCTTTGCAAAGCGATCTGAACCGAGGAAAAATTGTCTTCAACCGGGATTGTCTCACCTGCCACAAATTGGGGAACGAAGGTTACGAAGTCGGTCCCAATCTGGCCACGATCAAAAACAGGACGGCTCCAGAAATTCTGGTACATGTGCTGGATCCTAACAAAGAAGTTTCACCGAACTATCTCGAATATGTAGTAGTGACCGATTCCGGCTTGATTGAAACCGGTATTATTGTGAATGAGACCCCTTCCAGTATTACGCTCAAAAAAGCAGAAAACAAAAAGATTACGATTTTGCGAAAGAATATCGAAGAGATCAAAAGCTCGGGAAAATCGCTGATGCCAGAGGGATTTGAAAAGAAAATCAAAACGCAGGAAATGGCAGACCTAATTGCATATTTGATGGCGTTGGAAAAATGA
- a CDS encoding thioredoxin family protein produces the protein MVKTASTMLPLGTEAPEFSLKNVDGQTVSLNDYQDSKGLLVIFMCNHCPFVVHLREALASFADEYMTKGLGVVGISSNDVSTHPDDSPEKMVEEAAAAGYHFAYLYDPTQEVAKAYKAACTPDFFLFDQEKKLVYRGQFDDSRPGNEKPISGADLRAACDAVLAGAPVTTDQKPSIGCNIKWQEGKEPEYFTGQPAV, from the coding sequence ATGGTAAAAACTGCTTCGACGATGTTGCCATTAGGAACTGAAGCCCCTGAGTTTTCATTGAAAAACGTTGATGGGCAAACTGTGTCCCTCAACGATTATCAGGATTCCAAAGGTTTACTGGTTATTTTTATGTGTAATCATTGCCCTTTTGTCGTTCATCTTCGAGAAGCATTGGCTTCATTTGCTGATGAATATATGACGAAGGGGTTGGGAGTTGTGGGTATCAGCTCCAATGATGTTTCTACGCATCCAGATGATAGCCCGGAAAAAATGGTTGAAGAGGCCGCAGCAGCTGGCTACCACTTCGCCTATTTATATGATCCCACTCAAGAAGTGGCAAAAGCGTACAAAGCTGCTTGTACTCCTGACTTCTTTCTGTTCGATCAGGAGAAAAAACTCGTCTATCGAGGACAGTTTGATGATAGCCGTCCTGGAAATGAGAAACCAATTAGCGGGGCAGATTTACGTGCGGCCTGCGATGCTGTTCTCGCCGGTGCCCCTGTTACTACGGACCAAAAACCCAGTATTGGCTGTAATATTAAATGGCAGGAAGGCAAAGAGCCAGAATATTTTACCGGCCAGCCTGCTGTCTGA
- the coaD gene encoding pantetheine-phosphate adenylyltransferase, whose protein sequence is MLDPHHAVYVGSFDPPTLGHLDILERGARIYTKVTVGIGINPGKKPLFSPEERQQMLNELLAPLPNVEVKYFQGLAVNFVEECGGGVMLRGFRTLTDVEAEFTMSLANRTLAPEIETVFLMASEKYTHISSSLIKQIAQLGGDVAEEKLNDFVPKLVVSPLLEKFNSNT, encoded by the coding sequence ATGCTCGATCCACATCATGCTGTGTATGTTGGCAGTTTTGATCCGCCCACATTGGGGCATCTCGATATTCTTGAGCGCGGTGCCCGAATTTACACAAAAGTCACTGTAGGCATTGGAATCAACCCAGGCAAGAAACCCTTATTCTCACCTGAAGAACGTCAACAGATGCTGAACGAACTTCTTGCGCCTTTACCCAATGTTGAAGTCAAATATTTTCAGGGTTTGGCTGTCAACTTTGTAGAAGAATGCGGCGGTGGGGTGATGCTCAGAGGATTCCGAACTCTGACCGATGTGGAAGCAGAATTTACGATGTCACTGGCGAACCGGACTTTAGCACCGGAAATTGAAACCGTCTTTTTGATGGCTAGTGAAAAATATACTCATATTTCTAGCTCTTTGATCAAACAGATCGCACAACTGGGCGGAGATGTTGCTGAAGAAAAATTAAACGACTTCGTTCCCAAGCTGGTAGTCAGTCCGTTACTGGAAAAATTTAATTCAAACACTTAG
- a CDS encoding alpha/beta hydrolase has protein sequence MCFSSCRSIIHIASWGLMLVLTANLTLAAPKNLEEISKLLKEPKNKKNQKQVLDFFQKRYQKEKDLTKGTHRHLIQRTSDGGGFAGWFLKADPSAEVIIYAENHRQWPMIALGDSGYFARVERFPNFSAAHYRYSVNGRRLPAGRYNRFGFESYEWKPESLRQPGVPQGKLIQMPAFKSTKHYPGTVRDWWVYVPAQYAKSNDVAKLIIFTDGRGYCYGDGNATIVLDNLIHAKKIPVSIAVFINPGVFPAQPNGKQESRNRSNEYDTCTAQYATFLDEEMLPLIRKQYEISKKPEDHVICGASSGGSCAFTAAWHRTDLFQKVISFVGSFCDFRRIEDYPSRKKNVVPLDQFGPWKTAHDYPGLIRKQDPPKPIKVFLQDGDNDLDNKLGNWFLNNERMAAALAYSGYDYWFVTGHGIHSSRHGKAVLPDALVWIWNSKQSK, from the coding sequence ATGTGTTTCTCTTCTTGTCGCTCAATCATTCACATCGCATCGTGGGGCTTGATGCTAGTTTTAACTGCCAATCTCACCCTGGCGGCCCCCAAAAATCTCGAAGAGATTTCCAAGCTCCTGAAAGAACCGAAAAATAAAAAAAATCAGAAACAGGTTCTCGACTTCTTTCAGAAACGCTACCAAAAGGAAAAAGATCTCACCAAGGGGACTCATCGCCACTTAATCCAACGAACCAGTGACGGCGGTGGATTTGCCGGTTGGTTTTTGAAAGCAGATCCGAGTGCCGAGGTGATTATCTATGCGGAAAATCACCGCCAATGGCCCATGATTGCTTTGGGAGATTCAGGTTATTTTGCCCGTGTGGAACGATTTCCGAATTTTTCTGCCGCCCATTACCGATATAGCGTTAACGGCCGCCGCTTACCTGCGGGAAGGTATAATCGATTTGGCTTTGAAAGTTACGAATGGAAACCCGAAAGCCTCCGCCAGCCAGGAGTTCCACAGGGCAAGCTGATTCAAATGCCAGCTTTCAAAAGCACCAAACATTATCCGGGAACAGTCAGGGACTGGTGGGTCTATGTGCCTGCTCAGTATGCAAAATCAAATGACGTTGCCAAATTGATCATTTTCACAGATGGCCGCGGGTACTGTTATGGCGATGGAAATGCGACAATTGTACTCGATAACCTAATTCATGCGAAAAAAATTCCGGTTTCGATCGCGGTATTTATTAATCCCGGAGTTTTTCCTGCTCAACCGAATGGAAAACAGGAATCTCGGAACCGAAGTAATGAATATGATACCTGCACCGCTCAATATGCGACGTTTCTCGACGAGGAAATGCTACCTCTGATTCGCAAACAGTACGAAATCTCCAAAAAACCAGAAGATCATGTAATTTGTGGTGCTTCTTCGGGCGGAAGCTGCGCCTTCACCGCTGCCTGGCATCGGACCGATTTGTTTCAGAAGGTCATTTCTTTTGTGGGAAGCTTCTGTGATTTCCGACGAATTGAAGATTATCCCTCCCGTAAGAAGAACGTGGTTCCCCTCGATCAATTTGGTCCCTGGAAAACAGCCCATGATTATCCTGGGCTCATTCGCAAACAAGACCCTCCCAAGCCCATTAAAGTATTTTTACAAGACGGGGATAATGATCTCGATAATAAACTAGGTAACTGGTTCCTGAATAACGAACGGATGGCCGCGGCGCTCGCATATAGTGGATATGACTACTGGTTTGTAACCGGGCATGGTATCCACAGTAGTAGACATGGCAAAGCTGTACTTCCTGATGCGCTGGTCTGGATCTGGAATTCAAAACAGAGCAAGTAA
- a CDS encoding BON domain-containing protein — translation MTVETYAQKAKKLSQKIENTIATRTGSQVQALKVDIFGEIVVLSGRTDSFYHKQLATHAALSEIDQYALTNNIRVES, via the coding sequence ATGACTGTAGAGACCTATGCCCAAAAGGCAAAGAAACTTTCTCAAAAGATTGAAAACACAATTGCCACACGAACTGGAAGTCAGGTCCAGGCATTAAAAGTGGATATTTTTGGGGAAATCGTTGTACTTTCTGGACGCACAGACTCTTTTTACCATAAGCAATTGGCAACCCATGCTGCTTTAAGTGAAATTGACCAGTACGCACTTACGAATAACATTCGAGTCGAATCTTAA
- the plsY gene encoding glycerol-3-phosphate 1-O-acyltransferase PlsY, with protein MFTDFFWIFIAFTSYLAGSIPFGLLVAKLVTDTDIRKVGSGNIGATNVARTLGAKWGILVLVLDALKGLLPVLFIPSLFVATDSSDFDHVRVLSGVATILGHMFPVWLGFRGGKGVATSLGVILVLGPWSTLIAVAAFILTFLISRIVALSSLIAATAFGIAQFVQLGSLAFSSEKWSLAVFSIAVPVLIIVRHWSNLRRIMRGEEKKFQFGNQKQVETNLSDHEPGQTE; from the coding sequence ATGTTTACAGACTTTTTTTGGATTTTTATTGCTTTCACCTCTTATCTGGCAGGTTCCATACCCTTCGGTCTGTTAGTAGCGAAATTAGTAACAGACACGGATATTCGCAAAGTGGGTAGCGGCAATATCGGTGCCACTAATGTGGCGCGGACTCTGGGAGCCAAATGGGGAATTTTGGTTCTCGTGTTGGATGCATTAAAGGGGTTATTGCCCGTTTTATTCATTCCATCACTCTTTGTGGCAACAGATTCCTCCGACTTTGACCATGTACGTGTATTAAGCGGAGTCGCTACAATTCTCGGTCATATGTTTCCAGTCTGGCTTGGTTTCCGAGGTGGAAAAGGAGTGGCTACCAGTTTGGGCGTGATCTTGGTGTTAGGACCCTGGTCTACGTTGATTGCTGTGGCTGCTTTTATTTTGACTTTTCTAATTTCGCGGATTGTCGCTCTGAGTTCCCTGATTGCTGCGACCGCATTTGGAATTGCTCAATTCGTTCAACTGGGATCACTTGCGTTTTCATCAGAGAAATGGAGTCTTGCCGTATTCAGTATAGCCGTTCCGGTATTAATTATCGTACGTCACTGGAGCAATCTGAGGCGGATCATGCGGGGCGAAGAAAAGAAGTTTCAATTCGGCAACCAAAAACAGGTAGAAACAAATCTGTCTGATCATGAACCAGGTCAAACAGAATAA